A region of Elusimicrobiota bacterium DNA encodes the following proteins:
- a CDS encoding histidinol-phosphate transaminase — translation MPTSNIDVLLRPRKEVEGFEPYIPGRDMENVKRLYKLKRVIKLASNENPLGPSPRALAALRAGASNLHRYPDSFSTALRHALADHLGVKVGQLSVGAGSDELIEILAKAYLGPADEIVVSEHAFLRYKMAGDLMGATVVTVPMNVMTHDLEAMAAAVTPRTKFVFIANPNNPTGTYNTKTELEEFLITLPARVVAVVDEAYFEFASAHRDYPSALDFFKAGRNLVVLRTFSKAYGLAGIRLGYAVGPEPLIETLERVRPPFNVSLPAQAAGVAALTDRTHLKRTLALVAKEKSILERELKKMHIPVVRSATNFLLIQVSPHRGDETFEALLRKGVIVRAMDEYGFPEHIRVTIGRPEENRLFLSAFRETRSLL, via the coding sequence ATGCCGACCTCCAATATAGACGTTCTCCTCCGGCCCCGAAAAGAAGTGGAAGGTTTTGAGCCCTACATCCCGGGCCGCGACATGGAAAACGTCAAACGCCTCTACAAGCTCAAACGGGTGATCAAGCTGGCGTCCAACGAAAATCCCCTGGGCCCTTCGCCCCGGGCGCTCGCGGCCCTCCGGGCGGGGGCGTCCAACCTTCACCGCTATCCGGACAGTTTCAGTACCGCCCTTCGCCACGCCCTGGCCGACCATCTCGGGGTCAAAGTCGGCCAGCTCAGCGTCGGCGCCGGATCCGACGAGCTCATTGAAATTCTGGCCAAAGCCTACCTGGGCCCCGCCGACGAGATCGTGGTGAGCGAACACGCCTTCCTCCGCTACAAAATGGCGGGGGATCTCATGGGAGCCACGGTCGTCACCGTCCCCATGAACGTCATGACCCACGATCTGGAAGCCATGGCCGCGGCCGTGACCCCCCGCACCAAGTTCGTCTTCATCGCGAACCCGAACAACCCCACGGGGACCTACAACACCAAAACGGAACTGGAGGAATTTCTGATCACTCTTCCCGCCCGCGTGGTGGCCGTGGTGGACGAGGCCTACTTCGAGTTCGCCAGCGCCCATCGGGATTACCCCAGCGCCCTGGACTTCTTCAAAGCCGGTCGGAACCTGGTGGTCCTCCGCACCTTCTCCAAAGCCTACGGGCTGGCCGGGATACGACTCGGCTACGCGGTGGGCCCGGAACCCCTCATCGAGACGCTGGAACGCGTGCGCCCTCCCTTCAATGTGTCTCTGCCCGCCCAGGCGGCCGGGGTCGCCGCCTTGACCGATCGGACCCACCTGAAACGCACCCTGGCTTTGGTGGCCAAAGAAAAATCCATCCTCGAGCGGGAACTGAAGAAAATGCACATTCCCGTGGTCCGCTCCGCCACGAACTTCCTCTTGATCCAGGTCTCTCCCCACCGGGGAGACGAAACCTTTGAGGCCCTGCTCCGCAAAGGGGTCATCGTCCGCGCCATGGACGAATATGGATTTCCCGAACACATCCGCGTCACCATCGGCCGACCGGAGGAAAATCGTCTTTTCCTTTCGGCCTTCCGCGAAACGAGGTCGCTCCTATGA